The following are encoded in a window of Rhizobium sp. 11515TR genomic DNA:
- a CDS encoding transglutaminase-like cysteine peptidase, giving the protein MNFQIVLRGLAALALSTLGFFGLAQAAPANMTITGDAAPPIGHYEFCQENPRECAYAGGDAGPMILNQDSWKTILKINYTVNTTIKPMTDMELYGVEEKWAIPTTAGDCEDFALLKRKQLIDAGFSPSDLLMTVVLQPNGEGHAVLTVRTDRGDFILDNMRNKVKLWSETEYTFLKRQSADHPARWVKIQDGRAVAVGSLK; this is encoded by the coding sequence ATGAACTTTCAAATCGTACTTCGCGGGCTTGCCGCTTTGGCGCTTTCCACTCTTGGCTTCTTCGGTCTTGCTCAGGCAGCACCCGCCAACATGACGATAACAGGCGACGCCGCTCCTCCGATCGGTCACTATGAGTTCTGCCAGGAGAACCCGCGGGAATGCGCCTATGCCGGCGGTGACGCAGGCCCGATGATCCTGAACCAGGATAGCTGGAAGACGATCCTGAAGATCAATTACACGGTCAATACGACCATCAAGCCCATGACCGATATGGAGCTTTACGGCGTCGAGGAAAAGTGGGCGATCCCGACCACCGCCGGCGACTGCGAAGATTTTGCGCTTCTGAAGCGCAAGCAGCTCATCGATGCCGGCTTCTCGCCTTCCGATCTGCTCATGACCGTTGTGCTGCAGCCGAACGGCGAAGGTCATGCCGTGCTGACGGTACGCACGGATCGCGGCGATTTCATTCTCGATAACATGCGCAACAAGGTGAAGCTCTGGTCCGAGACCGAATATACCTTCCTCAAGCGCCAGTCCGCCGACCACCCGGCTCGCTGGGTCAAGATCCAGGATGGCCGCGCCGTCGCGGTCGGCAGCTTGAAATAA
- a CDS encoding CBS domain-containing protein has product MSVSVKAILEAKGRDVVTTGGNTTVAEAAKILNENRIGAIVVVGPGGKISGIFTERDVVNAVAKQGQECLDKPIASMMTAKVHRCKEDATTDELMELMTMRRFRHVPVEEKGKLSGIISIGDVVKWRIREIELEAEQIKAYIAG; this is encoded by the coding sequence ATGTCAGTTTCCGTAAAGGCCATACTTGAAGCCAAGGGCCGTGACGTCGTGACGACGGGCGGCAATACGACCGTTGCCGAGGCCGCGAAAATTCTCAACGAGAATCGCATCGGCGCCATCGTGGTCGTCGGACCGGGCGGCAAGATTTCCGGCATCTTCACAGAGCGGGATGTGGTCAATGCCGTTGCCAAGCAGGGGCAGGAATGCCTCGACAAACCGATTGCATCGATGATGACGGCCAAGGTGCACCGCTGCAAGGAAGATGCGACCACCGACGAGTTGATGGAACTGATGACGATGCGCCGCTTCCGCCACGTTCCCGTCGAGGAGAAGGGCAAGCTTTCCGGCATCATCTCCATCGGCGACGTTGTCAAATGGCGCATCCGCGAGATCGAACTCGAAGCCGAGCAGATCAAGGCCTATATCGCCGGGTAA
- a CDS encoding rhomboid family intramembrane serine protease, with protein sequence MDDEQLPRPEPENPRPQQHVPAFNLPPAILASLAVLIVIFALMNLPWWSDDTLNWIYFAFSFIPARYVFPLSQQGLEWLWTPVTYSLLHGGIEHIVFNSLWLMVFAAPVARRIGALRYVIFWIFSSAASAFLHAALYWGDQTLLIGASGVVSALMGAACRFAFPAMDGRRVSMRQAHLNPRLGILESLRSRTVVAYIVMWVAGNALVAFGINLAGDSSQPVAWDAHIGGFLFGFLLFAPFDRQPPVEAQEALPLDE encoded by the coding sequence ATGGACGATGAACAGCTGCCGCGCCCAGAGCCGGAAAATCCGCGGCCGCAGCAGCATGTGCCGGCCTTCAACCTGCCTCCCGCGATTTTGGCGAGCCTTGCCGTTCTGATCGTCATCTTTGCGCTCATGAACCTTCCTTGGTGGTCGGACGATACGCTGAACTGGATTTATTTCGCTTTCAGCTTCATCCCGGCTCGCTATGTCTTTCCCTTGTCGCAGCAGGGGCTGGAATGGCTTTGGACGCCGGTCACCTATTCGCTACTGCATGGCGGGATCGAGCATATCGTCTTCAACAGCCTTTGGCTGATGGTCTTTGCCGCGCCCGTGGCGCGACGCATTGGTGCACTGCGCTACGTGATTTTCTGGATTTTCTCGTCAGCGGCCTCCGCTTTCCTGCATGCGGCACTCTATTGGGGAGACCAGACACTTTTGATCGGGGCATCGGGCGTCGTCTCGGCCCTGATGGGGGCGGCTTGCCGCTTTGCGTTTCCAGCCATGGACGGTCGCAGAGTTTCCATGCGGCAGGCGCATCTCAACCCGCGCCTCGGCATTTTGGAGTCGCTTCGAAGCCGTACCGTCGTTGCCTATATCGTCATGTGGGTCGCCGGTAACGCACTCGTAGCCTTCGGCATCAACCTTGCGGGGGACAGCTCGCAGCCGGTGGCCTGGGATGCTCATATCGGCGGATTTTTGTTCGGATTCCTGCTTTTTGCACCCTTCGACCGGCAGCCGCCCGTGGAAGCTCAGGAAGCTTTACCACTCGATGAATGA
- a CDS encoding DUF1489 family protein, translating into MALHLIKLCVGADSIEDLREWVSERAMNAIAAGLEPHSTHTTRMVPKRVDELLDGGSLYWVIKGQVQARQKLLGIETFTDADGIQRCRLILDPSVVETTGQPKRPFQGWRYLLQDDVPRDLDSLGAAAELPADLRRELSELGLL; encoded by the coding sequence ATGGCTTTGCATCTCATTAAATTGTGCGTGGGAGCGGATTCGATCGAGGATCTGCGCGAATGGGTGTCCGAGCGGGCAATGAACGCCATTGCTGCTGGGCTCGAACCGCATTCAACCCACACGACACGCATGGTGCCGAAACGGGTGGACGAGCTGTTGGACGGTGGTTCACTTTATTGGGTGATCAAGGGGCAGGTGCAGGCGCGGCAGAAATTGCTTGGCATCGAGACCTTCACCGACGCGGACGGCATTCAGCGCTGCCGGCTTATTCTAGACCCGAGCGTTGTCGAGACGACAGGGCAGCCGAAGCGGCCATTTCAGGGCTGGCGGTACCTGCTGCAAGACGATGTGCCGCGCGATCTCGACAGTCTCGGCGCGGCAGCCGAATTGCCCGCCGATCTACGGCGGGAACTTTCCGAACTCGGATTGCTTTAA
- the hisI gene encoding phosphoribosyl-AMP cyclohydrolase, whose product MNLIFNAPSEDKSELEDAGDFTPRFDDRGLITAIVTDAHDGELLMVAHMNAEALALTIKTGTAHYFSRSRGKIWKKGETSGNLQTVKEIRTDCDQDAIWLKVEVAGHDATCHTGRRSCFYRTVELEDGKPVLSVADDHLHFNPEEVYKQ is encoded by the coding sequence ATGAACCTGATTTTCAATGCTCCTTCCGAAGATAAATCCGAGTTGGAGGATGCAGGCGATTTCACGCCCCGTTTTGACGATCGCGGCCTGATCACCGCGATCGTGACGGATGCACATGATGGCGAGTTGCTGATGGTCGCGCACATGAATGCCGAGGCGCTCGCGCTGACGATCAAGACCGGCACGGCCCACTACTTCAGCCGCTCGCGCGGTAAGATCTGGAAAAAAGGCGAAACCTCCGGAAACCTTCAGACGGTGAAGGAAATCCGAACGGATTGCGATCAGGATGCAATCTGGCTGAAAGTGGAGGTCGCCGGACATGATGCGACGTGCCATACTGGCCGCCGTTCCTGCTTCTATCGAACAGTCGAGCTCGAAGATGGGAAGCCGGTGCTGAGTGTGGCCGACGATCACCTGCATTTCAATCCGGAAGAAGTCTACAAACAGTAG
- the pip gene encoding prolyl aminopeptidase, with amino-acid sequence MLYPDTIPFDEGLLEVGDGQRIHWTQSGNRQGRPVLILHGGPGSGSSAGTRRYFDPHYYRIIQFDQRGCGGSLPHASEPAIDLSANTTWHTIADIEQLRLHLGVQNWIVFGNSWGCTLALVYAETHAQRVEGLLLVGITMTRRSEIDWLYQGLGRFFPEQWARFRAAVPEEDRDGDLVAAYYRLLLDPDPEIHVRAARDWHEWEGASILIDPRNTLPSRWSDPRYLTARARIITHYFHHLGWLEERQILRDIHRLAGIPCTMIQGRMDLEAPLVTAWELSQAWPEAELVVVANAAHSPAVVEMAAAIIRTTDGLRRDGRE; translated from the coding sequence ATGCTTTACCCGGACACAATTCCTTTTGACGAAGGCCTGCTTGAGGTCGGTGATGGCCAGCGGATTCATTGGACGCAATCAGGCAACCGCCAAGGCAGGCCTGTCCTTATCCTGCACGGCGGTCCCGGGTCAGGAAGTTCCGCTGGAACGCGACGTTATTTTGACCCGCATTATTATCGAATCATTCAGTTCGATCAGCGCGGCTGCGGTGGCAGCCTTCCGCATGCGTCGGAACCGGCGATCGATCTCTCGGCCAACACGACATGGCATACGATTGCCGATATCGAGCAATTGCGGTTGCACCTCGGCGTTCAAAACTGGATCGTATTCGGCAATTCCTGGGGCTGCACACTTGCGCTCGTCTATGCCGAAACCCATGCGCAACGAGTGGAAGGCTTGCTCCTCGTCGGCATTACCATGACGAGACGATCGGAAATCGATTGGCTCTATCAAGGTCTCGGTCGCTTCTTTCCGGAGCAATGGGCACGCTTTCGCGCTGCCGTGCCCGAAGAGGATCGCGATGGTGATCTCGTCGCTGCCTACTATCGCCTCCTACTTGACCCAGATCCCGAAATCCACGTGAGAGCTGCAAGAGACTGGCACGAATGGGAGGGCGCCTCGATCCTGATCGATCCGCGCAATACCCTTCCGTCTCGGTGGTCCGATCCTCGCTATCTGACGGCCCGTGCCCGGATCATCACCCACTACTTCCACCATCTCGGCTGGCTCGAGGAAAGGCAGATCCTGCGCGACATCCATCGGCTCGCCGGTATCCCCTGCACGATGATTCAGGGCCGGATGGATCTCGAGGCGCCGCTGGTAACCGCCTGGGAATTGTCGCAAGCATGGCCAGAGGCGGAACTGGTGGTCGTTGCGAACGCGGCCCACTCGCCGGCTGTTGTGGAGATGGCTGCCGCGATCATTCGCACAACCGACGGGCTTCGCCGCGACGGCCGAGAATAA
- the folE gene encoding GTP cyclohydrolase I FolE has protein sequence MDAIVKNFPQVTDSERPSQQEAEDAIRVLLRWAGDDPRREGLLDTPARVAKAYRELFGGYELNPEDVLGRTFEEVSGYDDIVLERDVPFYSHCEHHMVPIIGKAHVAYLPSGRVLGLSKIARVVDIFARRLQTQEAMTAQIANAIDESLRPRGVAVMIDAEHMCMSMRGIKKQGSSTLTMTFTGAFKADPAEQARFMSLVRGR, from the coding sequence ATGGACGCCATTGTAAAGAATTTTCCGCAAGTCACTGATTCCGAACGTCCGTCGCAGCAGGAAGCTGAAGACGCAATCCGCGTTCTCCTTCGCTGGGCCGGCGATGATCCGCGTCGCGAAGGCCTGCTCGATACGCCTGCGCGCGTTGCCAAGGCCTATCGGGAGCTGTTCGGCGGCTACGAGCTGAATCCCGAGGATGTGCTCGGCCGCACTTTTGAAGAAGTCTCGGGCTACGACGATATCGTTCTTGAGCGGGACGTCCCTTTCTACTCGCATTGCGAACATCATATGGTGCCGATCATCGGCAAGGCGCACGTCGCCTATTTGCCAAGCGGTCGTGTCCTCGGCCTGTCGAAAATCGCGCGTGTCGTCGATATTTTTGCGCGCCGGCTGCAGACGCAGGAAGCCATGACGGCCCAAATCGCCAATGCGATCGACGAGTCGCTGCGTCCGCGCGGCGTTGCCGTGATGATCGACGCCGAACATATGTGCATGTCCATGCGCGGCATAAAGAAGCAGGGCTCCTCGACGCTGACGATGACCTTCACGGGTGCCTTCAAGGCCGATCCGGCCGAGCAGGCTCGTTTCATGTCCTTGGTCCGGGGTCGCTGA
- a CDS encoding L-serine ammonia-lyase, whose product MFLSVFDVFKIGVGPSSSHTMGPMSAANRFLDLVLSNEWPRPSSNVHVESIKVSLHGSLAHTGIGHGTGRAVILGLMGEKPDSVDPDHMDAIVDEVERSGRITPPGHPAYRFQPKTDLIFDKKVPLPGHANGMSFSAFDKDERLLVKRIYYSVGGGFVVTDTELEQMKADRKKPAPAGERVPFPFASAKQMLEMSERSGLSIAQMKRANEETHMSAEELDAGLDRIWAAMSSCIDRGLKVDGIMPGGLKVRRRARAIHDKLQEEWRSNRINPLLANDWLSVYAMAVNEENAAGGRVVTAPTNGAAGVIPATIRYYQHFHEDWDQDGIRNYLLTAAAVGGIIKHNASISGAEVGCQGEVGSAAAMAAAGLAAVMGATPEQIENAAEIALEHHLGMTCDPIAGLVQVPCIERNALGAVKAVTAASLAIKGDGQHFVPLDACIETMRQTGHDMSEKYKETSTGGLAVNVVEC is encoded by the coding sequence ATGTTTCTCTCAGTTTTCGATGTGTTCAAGATCGGTGTGGGACCGTCCAGCTCGCACACGATGGGGCCGATGTCGGCCGCGAATCGCTTCCTCGACCTCGTTCTTTCGAACGAATGGCCGCGTCCGTCTTCGAATGTGCATGTCGAGTCGATCAAGGTCAGCCTGCATGGCTCGCTCGCCCACACAGGCATTGGCCACGGCACAGGCAGAGCGGTTATTCTCGGCCTGATGGGCGAGAAGCCTGATAGCGTCGATCCCGATCATATGGATGCCATTGTCGACGAGGTGGAGCGCAGCGGGCGCATCACGCCGCCAGGCCATCCGGCCTATCGATTCCAGCCTAAGACAGATCTCATCTTCGACAAGAAGGTGCCGCTACCCGGTCATGCCAACGGCATGAGTTTCTCCGCCTTCGACAAGGACGAGCGTCTGCTGGTCAAGCGCATCTATTATTCCGTCGGCGGTGGCTTCGTCGTCACCGATACAGAGCTGGAGCAGATGAAGGCCGACCGAAAAAAGCCTGCCCCGGCCGGCGAGCGTGTTCCGTTCCCCTTCGCCAGCGCCAAGCAGATGCTCGAAATGTCCGAGCGTTCCGGTCTTTCGATTGCGCAGATGAAACGCGCCAATGAAGAGACGCATATGAGCGCCGAAGAGCTGGATGCCGGCCTCGACCGCATCTGGGCGGCCATGAGCAGCTGCATCGATCGCGGCCTCAAGGTCGATGGCATCATGCCTGGCGGCCTGAAGGTACGTCGGCGTGCGCGCGCCATTCATGACAAGCTGCAGGAAGAATGGCGCAGTAACCGCATCAATCCGCTGCTCGCCAACGACTGGCTCAGCGTCTATGCCATGGCCGTCAATGAAGAGAATGCGGCCGGCGGTCGCGTGGTCACCGCGCCGACCAATGGAGCGGCCGGCGTCATCCCGGCAACGATCCGCTATTATCAGCATTTTCACGAGGATTGGGATCAGGATGGCATTCGCAACTATCTTCTAACGGCCGCCGCCGTCGGCGGCATCATCAAGCACAATGCCTCGATCTCGGGCGCCGAGGTCGGCTGTCAGGGCGAGGTGGGCTCGGCGGCCGCGATGGCGGCTGCGGGACTTGCCGCTGTCATGGGAGCGACGCCGGAGCAGATCGAGAATGCCGCGGAAATCGCGCTTGAACATCATCTCGGCATGACCTGCGACCCGATCGCCGGCCTAGTGCAGGTGCCGTGCATCGAGCGTAACGCGCTTGGTGCAGTCAAGGCGGTCACTGCCGCTTCGCTTGCGATCAAGGGCGACGGCCAGCATTTCGTACCACTCGACGCCTGCATCGAAACCATGCGCCAGACGGGTCATGACATGAGCGAGAAATACAAGGAAACCTCGACTGGCGGCCTGGCCGTCAATGTCGTGGAATGCTGA
- a CDS encoding serine hydrolase domain-containing protein: MASASDYPTNEWTTVDDPGQFGWSSNALANAYRYAQSIGSSAIMIVQDGLIMSSWGKIADVTGIASMRKSLLSALMGTHEIEGTIDLAMTLAELDIDDCEPALTPKEKQATVADLLMSRSGVYHAAADQDPALLPPRGIHAAGEQWFYNNWSFNVLSVILQQLSGVPIAEDFFRRIAIPLQMQDYRPEHFYFKMIPQSVHPAYKIRMSARDLARLGVLLVNGGRWRDAQIIPAEWISRSIAPYTDLGRGTGFGYSWWIGRYALQPPTASDGEIVKDKPFYWASGVGNQYLMVFPDLATVLVHRVSDTNNGPSSTQIEQLQAMLLGSRVAGIPLTTPISK, translated from the coding sequence ATGGCAAGTGCATCGGATTACCCGACCAATGAGTGGACAACAGTGGATGATCCCGGCCAGTTCGGCTGGTCTAGCAATGCTCTCGCGAACGCGTACCGTTATGCACAATCGATCGGATCGTCCGCGATCATGATCGTGCAAGATGGCTTGATTATGAGCTCATGGGGCAAGATTGCCGATGTGACCGGCATCGCCTCCATGCGCAAAAGCCTATTGAGCGCATTGATGGGCACGCATGAGATCGAGGGCACGATCGATTTGGCAATGACTCTGGCCGAACTGGATATCGATGATTGCGAACCGGCGCTGACACCGAAAGAGAAGCAGGCGACGGTCGCTGATCTTCTGATGTCGAGGTCGGGTGTTTATCATGCCGCCGCCGATCAGGACCCGGCCCTTTTGCCTCCCCGAGGTATCCACGCTGCCGGAGAGCAATGGTTTTACAACAATTGGAGCTTCAATGTCCTGAGCGTCATCCTCCAGCAATTGAGCGGCGTTCCGATTGCCGAGGATTTTTTCCGTCGTATTGCAATCCCGCTTCAGATGCAGGATTACCGGCCGGAACACTTCTATTTCAAGATGATTCCTCAATCGGTACATCCTGCCTATAAGATCAGAATGTCCGCGCGTGACCTGGCACGCCTGGGCGTGCTTCTGGTGAATGGCGGCCGATGGCGTGATGCGCAAATCATTCCGGCGGAATGGATCAGCAGAAGCATCGCGCCTTATACGGATCTCGGGCGAGGTACAGGTTTCGGCTATAGCTGGTGGATCGGGCGATACGCATTGCAGCCGCCAACCGCATCCGACGGCGAAATTGTCAAAGACAAGCCATTCTACTGGGCATCCGGCGTGGGAAATCAATATCTCATGGTGTTTCCGGACTTAGCGACGGTCCTGGTTCACAGAGTAAGCGACACCAATAATGGGCCGAGCAGCACTCAAATCGAGCAACTGCAAGCCATGCTTCTGGGAAGCCGCGTGGCCGGCATCCCCCTCACCACGCCTATAAGCAAATGA
- a CDS encoding patatin-like phospholipase family protein: protein MLNWGLNRHIGGQSSPGSGLTQDTSTPLLPPAPPKKVKIALALGGGAARGWAHIGVLRALDEAGIAVGMIAGTSIGALVGGCYLAGKLDELEAFARSLTMRRIASLLDLTIGGSGLFGGMRLTKRMQEHLEGFSIEDLDRPFVAVASELNTGHEVWIANGSLITALRASYALPGIFEPVRSNGRTLVDGALVNPVPVSVCRTYEQPLVVAVNLHYDLYGRSAVVKHNVGSPNGDLLRREDAPAMKLGMTGVMVQAFNIIQDRIARARLAGDPPDLALHPRLSDIGLSEFHRAGEAIERGYEEASARLTEIRRMQEAYAR from the coding sequence ATGCTGAATTGGGGGTTGAATCGTCATATCGGCGGACAGAGCTCGCCCGGTTCAGGCCTTACGCAGGATACGTCTACCCCGCTTCTCCCTCCCGCTCCTCCTAAAAAAGTGAAGATTGCTTTGGCGCTCGGCGGTGGTGCTGCGCGTGGTTGGGCGCATATCGGTGTTTTGCGTGCACTCGACGAAGCCGGCATTGCAGTCGGCATGATTGCCGGTACGTCGATCGGCGCCCTCGTCGGTGGCTGCTATCTTGCCGGCAAGCTTGACGAACTCGAGGCTTTCGCGCGCTCGCTGACCATGCGGCGTATCGCCAGCCTGCTCGACCTAACCATCGGCGGAAGCGGATTGTTCGGCGGCATGCGGCTCACCAAGCGCATGCAGGAGCATCTGGAAGGATTTTCCATCGAAGATCTCGACCGTCCCTTCGTCGCCGTCGCGTCGGAGTTGAACACAGGCCATGAAGTCTGGATTGCCAACGGCTCTCTCATCACTGCACTGCGGGCATCATATGCCCTGCCCGGCATCTTCGAGCCGGTGCGCTCCAATGGCCGTACGCTGGTCGATGGCGCCCTGGTCAATCCGGTGCCGGTTTCGGTCTGCCGAACTTATGAACAGCCGTTGGTGGTTGCGGTAAACCTGCACTACGATCTCTATGGCCGGTCCGCGGTGGTCAAGCACAATGTCGGCTCACCCAACGGCGATCTGCTGCGCCGCGAGGATGCGCCCGCCATGAAACTCGGCATGACGGGTGTTATGGTGCAGGCTTTCAACATAATACAGGATAGAATTGCGCGCGCACGCCTTGCCGGCGACCCGCCCGATCTGGCACTGCATCCGCGCCTCAGCGATATCGGCCTTTCGGAATTTCATCGTGCTGGCGAAGCAATAGAACGCGGCTACGAGGAAGCATCGGCGAGATTGACAGAAATCCGGCGCATGCAGGAAGCCTACGCGCGTTAG
- a CDS encoding PAS domain-containing protein, translated as MRQKTSIDIFTYWEHIRGNADAPLRNLIQPSAIGHILPELFILENTADDNPRFRLAGTAICNLMGREIRGENFAALWAGSQQDDPVHIAAGVMRHVVPASIHATGYCISGRSMTFELILLPVRTSSDTCDRLLGCLTPTVYATWLGNERLEFLALDRSRLLRDRPVRLVNAPPHPDPTDLLPHQGSTSLGEWMRRKLIQAKNGRERAGIDPARNKIDDHL; from the coding sequence ATGCGCCAGAAGACAAGCATCGATATATTTACCTATTGGGAGCATATACGCGGCAACGCGGATGCCCCCTTGCGCAATTTGATACAGCCATCGGCGATCGGCCATATTCTTCCCGAGCTGTTCATCCTCGAAAATACGGCCGACGACAATCCTCGCTTCCGCCTGGCCGGCACGGCGATCTGCAACCTTATGGGGCGCGAGATTCGCGGTGAGAATTTCGCGGCGCTCTGGGCTGGCAGTCAGCAAGACGATCCGGTGCACATCGCCGCCGGGGTGATGAGGCACGTCGTTCCCGCATCGATCCATGCGACGGGATATTGCATCAGCGGCCGCAGCATGACCTTTGAGCTGATATTGCTGCCGGTTCGCACATCGAGCGACACTTGCGACAGACTGCTGGGCTGTCTGACGCCTACCGTTTACGCGACATGGCTCGGCAATGAGCGCCTGGAATTTCTGGCGCTGGACCGCAGCCGCCTACTTCGCGACCGCCCCGTCCGGCTCGTGAATGCGCCGCCCCATCCCGATCCAACAGATCTCCTGCCGCATCAGGGAAGCACCAGCCTGGGCGAATGGATGCGTCGAAAGTTAATTCAAGCAAAAAATGGGCGCGAGAGAGCTGGAATTGACCCAGCTCGGAACAAAATCGACGATCATCTCTAA
- a CDS encoding PilZ domain-containing protein — translation MHSFQPAHATRPNQMTGNAVRNDQRTFQRVPINMQGRLMLANYEEFECLVTEMSPGDLHVTCLGRPRADERVVAYIDHLGRVEGNVVAVDGRGFTMSINATERKREKLAAQLTWLANKHELGLPEDRRHDRLTPRNTRCELTLDDGTQYVCRIMDLSLSGAAVDVEIRPTIGTPVRLGNMRGRVVRHFMEGVAIEFLSLQSRETLREFL, via the coding sequence ATGCACTCATTCCAGCCGGCCCATGCGACGCGGCCCAACCAAATGACAGGCAATGCTGTTCGCAATGATCAGCGGACCTTTCAACGGGTTCCGATCAATATGCAAGGTCGCCTGATGCTGGCTAACTACGAGGAGTTCGAGTGCCTAGTCACCGAGATGTCGCCGGGCGACCTTCATGTCACCTGCCTGGGACGTCCGCGCGCCGACGAGCGCGTCGTCGCCTATATCGATCACCTTGGCCGCGTTGAAGGCAATGTCGTTGCCGTCGATGGCCGCGGCTTCACCATGTCGATCAATGCGACCGAGCGGAAACGCGAAAAGCTTGCCGCCCAACTGACCTGGCTTGCCAACAAGCACGAACTTGGCCTGCCGGAAGATCGCCGCCACGATCGCCTGACGCCGCGCAACACCCGCTGCGAGCTTACGCTCGACGACGGTACGCAATATGTCTGCCGCATCATGGACCTCTCGCTCTCGGGTGCCGCGGTCGATGTCGAAATACGCCCCACGATCGGGACGCCGGTGCGCCTCGGCAATATGCGTGGCCGCGTCGTTCGCCATTTCATGGAGGGCGTGGCGATCGAATTCCTTTCGCTGCAGTCGCGCGAGACCCTGCGCGAATTTCTCTGA
- a CDS encoding D-alanyl-D-alanine carboxypeptidase, whose protein sequence is MQAESDLVSRSILSVSSSQTGKILARALLGFSIATATVAVTVIDASAAGPKYAGIVIDANTGNVLYSENADTLHYPASLTKMMTVYLTFEALEAGRIALDTPVVFSKNAAAQAPTKLGIGAGRSVTVREAILGIVTKSANDAAMALGEMLGGSEEGFARMMNDKARALGMTRTTYRNPNGLPNTAQMTTARDQARLGIALREHFPEYYGFFSETSFRLGNRTILGHNRLVGSVRGVDGIKTGYTRAAGYNLATSVKVDGRSIVGVVLGGASTPARDNQMRKLIADYLPKASTKHIDSNVIAQVPAATPNVQAASARMADISRAKIKNDGTTEVADSNPSSAAAFAAVTRQSSSSNPLLSAKPESVKRPAYDETASAGSSDNADEDEIDTVTTASTSKSDTKLAKLQRTEKTEKVAKAAKAERGPTGWVVQIGVSSSKDGATDLLDTAKTKGGKALHSAKPYAVAFDGGYRARFGGFEDQSEAVNACKALKRAGVKCWASME, encoded by the coding sequence ATGCAAGCAGAGAGTGATTTAGTGTCCAGATCCATTCTTTCCGTTTCGTCGTCTCAAACCGGTAAGATTCTGGCGAGAGCGCTTCTTGGTTTTTCGATCGCAACGGCGACGGTCGCGGTGACTGTCATTGACGCGAGCGCGGCCGGTCCGAAATATGCGGGCATCGTCATCGATGCCAATACCGGCAATGTTCTCTACAGTGAAAACGCCGACACGCTGCACTATCCGGCCTCGCTGACCAAGATGATGACGGTCTATCTGACCTTCGAAGCACTCGAAGCTGGCCGCATCGCCCTCGATACCCCCGTCGTGTTTTCGAAGAACGCTGCAGCACAGGCTCCCACCAAGCTCGGTATTGGCGCCGGCCGCTCCGTGACCGTTCGCGAGGCGATTCTCGGCATCGTCACGAAGTCTGCCAATGACGCCGCAATGGCGCTTGGCGAAATGCTTGGCGGTTCGGAGGAAGGCTTTGCCCGGATGATGAACGACAAGGCGCGGGCACTCGGCATGACGCGCACGACCTATCGTAACCCGAACGGCCTGCCGAACACAGCGCAGATGACGACGGCGCGCGATCAGGCCCGCCTTGGCATCGCCTTGCGCGAGCATTTCCCGGAATATTACGGTTTCTTCTCCGAAACGAGCTTCCGGCTGGGCAATCGCACGATCCTCGGTCACAATCGCCTTGTGGGCTCCGTGCGTGGCGTCGACGGCATCAAGACCGGTTACACGCGTGCCGCCGGCTATAATCTCGCAACCTCCGTGAAAGTCGATGGTCGCTCCATCGTCGGTGTCGTCCTTGGCGGCGCTTCGACGCCGGCTCGTGACAACCAGATGCGCAAGCTGATCGCTGACTATCTGCCTAAGGCATCGACAAAGCATATTGATTCCAATGTGATCGCACAGGTCCCGGCCGCAACGCCCAATGTGCAGGCAGCCAGCGCACGCATGGCGGATATCAGCCGCGCAAAGATCAAGAATGACGGGACGACCGAAGTCGCCGATTCCAATCCTTCCAGTGCAGCGGCCTTCGCAGCGGTAACGCGGCAATCTTCCTCCTCCAATCCACTGCTTTCGGCGAAACCGGAGTCCGTGAAGCGGCCAGCCTATGACGAAACGGCCTCTGCCGGATCGTCGGACAATGCCGATGAGGATGAGATCGATACCGTAACGACTGCATCAACCTCCAAGAGCGATACGAAGCTCGCAAAGCTGCAGCGGACCGAAAAGACAGAGAAGGTTGCAAAAGCAGCCAAAGCCGAGCGCGGGCCGACTGGCTGGGTCGTGCAGATCGGCGTTTCCTCCAGTAAGGATGGCGCAACCGACCTGCTTGATACGGCTAAGACGAAGGGTGGCAAGGCGCTGCACTCGGCCAAGCCCTATGCGGTCGCCTTCGATGGCGGTTACCGCGCCCGTTTTGGCGGTTTCGAAGATCAGAGCGAAGCAGTGAATGCGTGCAAGGCGCTCAAGCGAGCCGGCGTCAAGTGCTGGGCGAGCATGGAATAG